From Brevibacterium ihuae, the proteins below share one genomic window:
- the glgC gene encoding glucose-1-phosphate adenylyltransferase, translated as MMSDPRVLSIVLAGGEGKRLQPLTHDRAKPGVPFAGSYRLIDFVLSNLVNSGLREVVVLTQYKSHSLDRHISETWRFSSLLGNYIASVPAQQRVGKRWFQGSADAIFQSLNLIFDAKPDIVAVLGADHVYRMDFRQMIDAHIESGLPATVAGVRQPVALSQQFGVIETVDGDPSRISAFVEKPASTPGLPDSPGEFLASMGNYVFDAQALIDAVVSDSKDDSSAHDMGGDIIPSFVSRGEAGVYDFEHNVIPGAGTKDKAYWRDVGTIDSFYDAHMDLIAPVPSFDLYNLRWPIYTRHTVLPPAKFVHDIDHQPGRAVDSIVSPGVVISGGYVEGSVVSQGVTVDSLAAVSASVIMDNVRIGRGARVHRAILDKNVVVPPGETVGLFPEVDRRRGFTVTDGGLTVVPKNHVINDDPFDDTPRLHP; from the coding sequence CTGATGTCGGATCCCCGCGTACTGTCCATCGTCCTCGCCGGCGGCGAGGGCAAGCGCCTGCAGCCGCTCACCCATGACCGCGCGAAACCGGGTGTGCCCTTCGCGGGGAGCTACCGGCTCATCGACTTCGTCCTCTCGAACCTCGTCAACTCCGGACTGCGCGAGGTCGTCGTCCTCACGCAGTACAAGTCGCACTCGCTCGACCGGCACATCTCGGAGACCTGGCGCTTCTCCTCGCTGCTCGGCAACTACATCGCCTCGGTCCCGGCACAGCAGCGCGTGGGCAAGCGCTGGTTCCAGGGCAGCGCCGACGCGATCTTCCAGAGCCTCAACCTGATCTTCGACGCCAAGCCCGACATCGTCGCGGTGCTCGGCGCCGACCACGTCTACCGGATGGACTTCCGGCAGATGATCGACGCCCACATCGAGTCCGGGCTCCCCGCGACCGTCGCCGGCGTCCGCCAGCCCGTCGCCCTGTCCCAGCAGTTCGGCGTCATCGAGACCGTCGACGGCGATCCCTCCCGGATCTCCGCGTTCGTCGAGAAGCCGGCGTCCACGCCCGGACTGCCGGACTCCCCCGGCGAGTTCCTCGCTTCCATGGGCAACTACGTGTTCGACGCGCAGGCGCTCATCGACGCCGTCGTCTCCGACTCCAAGGACGACTCCTCGGCGCACGACATGGGCGGGGACATCATCCCGTCCTTCGTGTCCCGCGGGGAGGCCGGGGTGTACGACTTCGAGCACAACGTCATCCCCGGCGCCGGGACGAAGGACAAGGCGTACTGGCGCGACGTCGGGACGATCGACTCGTTCTACGACGCCCACATGGACCTCATCGCACCGGTCCCGTCGTTCGATCTCTACAACCTCCGGTGGCCGATCTACACCCGGCACACGGTGCTGCCGCCGGCGAAGTTCGTCCACGACATCGACCACCAGCCCGGCCGTGCTGTCGACTCGATCGTCTCCCCCGGCGTCGTGATCTCCGGCGGGTACGTCGAGGGCTCCGTCGTGTCCCAGGGCGTCACCGTCGACTCGCTCGCCGCGGTGTCGGCCTCGGTGATCATGGACAACGTGCGGATCGGGAGGGGCGCCCGGGTGCACCGCGCGATCCTCGACAAGAACGTCGTCGTGCCTCCCGGGGAGACCGTCGGCCTGTTCCCCGAGGTCGACCGCAGGCGGGGCTTCACCGTCACTGACGGCGGTCTCACCGTCGTCCCGAAGAACCACGTCATCAACGACGACCCGTTCGACGACACGCCCAGGCTCCACCCCTGA
- a CDS encoding bifunctional [glutamine synthetase] adenylyltransferase/[glutamine synthetase]-adenylyl-L-tyrosine phosphorylase → MVVGRSNSARSGTAGTLTRSRRFLAEADEHLGGEVLSGPAVEGLLATAADPDAAALGVLRVVEAVARDGGRDRMRAAIEDNPAFVSRLVLLAGASEASVDHLVRWPGSVFALEGSDTHLIIGSESAEPEAVRRVMFEAVEADPEAEHPVAALSGDAAVTALRRTYRDLLVQVATDDLAALEPTSIVESVTALLSDLAAGVVDAGLAVARAEVEDADTAALAVIGMGKCGARELNYVSDVDVVFCYSPLGGADDSAAARSATRLALRLVEIISGSAPEPALWELDAALRPEGKAGPLVRKLEEFEHYYREVAHNWEFQALLKARPIAGDRALGAAWFDALNPFVWTASEREGFIEQVRAMRVRVVDLIPKKETERQIKLGPGGLRDVEFSAQLLQLVHGLADDRIRVPTTLRVLEALGETGYIASADAADLAEAYRFMRVIEHRLQIPRMQRTALLPTQEAKLRTLARTVFALGDRSEKRLTAERSRHARRVRGLHEQIFYRPILEAAAGQGAIGAMSTEAARDRLAAFGYRGTKSAMGHIAALTSGVSRAAAVQRQVLPALLDWFSEGVDPDAGLLAFRRLSESLSGSNWYLKLLRDSGVAARSMAQVLSLSAFATDLLLHTPTAAEWLDDQDLLRPRSTAALRQEVAGLLERHGAEALDPIRALYSREVLRTALADILSVVELSEVPGILSGLMEIAIDSALTAVRMRLDAEADVPDYEFAVIAMGRLGGAEIGYFSDADVMFVYRPCASGLGAEESGKLAAHVKKVALALATELGNTGARGLAVDIDADLRPEGKSGPLVRSLESYRKYYDKWSEPWEAQALLRARAIAGTPGLRDDFTALIDPLRYPSAVPDSSLRQMRRLKARMESERLPRGADPKRHIKLGRGGLSDVEWTVQLAQLRHAAEHPGLRTTSTLEALEAAVEAGLVSSDDALVLETAWSMATALRSAVMLYRGRTAEALPADHTELEASARLMGYRPGSAQKLAEEYLGATRRARKVMERLFYAFD, encoded by the coding sequence ATGGTCGTCGGACGCTCGAACTCCGCACGGTCGGGCACCGCCGGCACGCTCACCCGGTCCCGGCGGTTCCTCGCCGAGGCCGACGAGCACCTCGGCGGCGAGGTGCTCTCCGGACCCGCGGTCGAAGGGCTGCTCGCCACCGCCGCCGACCCGGATGCCGCGGCGCTCGGCGTTCTCCGCGTCGTCGAGGCCGTCGCCCGCGACGGCGGTCGCGACCGGATGCGGGCTGCGATCGAGGACAACCCGGCGTTCGTCTCGCGCCTCGTCCTCCTCGCCGGCGCCTCGGAAGCGAGCGTCGACCACCTCGTGCGCTGGCCCGGATCGGTGTTCGCACTCGAAGGGTCCGACACCCACCTCATCATCGGCTCCGAATCCGCCGAGCCCGAGGCGGTCCGCCGGGTGATGTTCGAGGCCGTCGAAGCCGACCCGGAGGCCGAGCATCCCGTCGCCGCGCTGAGCGGGGACGCCGCCGTCACCGCCCTCCGCCGGACCTACCGCGACCTCCTCGTCCAGGTCGCGACCGACGATCTCGCCGCTCTCGAGCCGACCTCGATCGTCGAATCGGTCACCGCGCTGCTGAGCGATCTGGCCGCCGGTGTGGTCGACGCGGGCCTCGCCGTCGCCCGCGCGGAGGTCGAGGACGCCGACACGGCCGCACTCGCGGTCATCGGCATGGGCAAGTGCGGGGCCCGGGAGCTCAACTACGTCAGCGACGTCGACGTCGTGTTCTGCTATTCCCCGCTCGGGGGAGCCGACGACTCCGCCGCCGCGCGGAGCGCGACCCGGCTCGCGCTCCGGCTCGTCGAGATCATCAGCGGCTCCGCGCCGGAGCCCGCGCTGTGGGAGCTCGATGCCGCCCTCCGTCCGGAGGGCAAGGCCGGACCGCTCGTGCGCAAGCTCGAGGAGTTCGAGCACTACTACCGCGAGGTCGCGCACAACTGGGAGTTCCAGGCGCTCCTCAAGGCCCGCCCGATCGCCGGCGACCGGGCGCTCGGAGCGGCGTGGTTCGACGCCCTCAACCCGTTCGTGTGGACCGCCTCGGAGCGCGAGGGGTTCATCGAGCAGGTGCGCGCGATGCGGGTGCGCGTCGTCGACCTCATCCCCAAGAAGGAGACGGAGCGGCAGATCAAGCTCGGGCCCGGCGGTCTGCGCGACGTCGAGTTCTCCGCCCAGCTCCTCCAGCTCGTCCACGGCCTCGCCGACGACCGGATCCGCGTCCCCACGACCCTGCGCGTCCTCGAGGCGCTCGGGGAGACGGGGTACATCGCCTCCGCCGACGCGGCGGATCTCGCCGAGGCGTATCGCTTCATGCGCGTGATCGAGCACCGGCTGCAGATCCCGCGCATGCAGCGCACCGCACTCCTCCCCACCCAGGAGGCGAAGCTCCGCACCCTCGCCCGCACCGTGTTCGCCCTCGGCGACCGGTCCGAGAAGCGGCTCACCGCAGAGCGCTCCCGCCATGCCCGACGGGTGCGCGGCCTCCACGAGCAGATCTTCTACCGGCCGATCCTCGAGGCCGCGGCGGGGCAGGGGGCGATCGGCGCGATGTCGACCGAGGCCGCGCGCGATCGCCTCGCGGCGTTCGGCTACCGGGGGACGAAGTCCGCGATGGGCCACATCGCGGCGCTGACCTCCGGGGTGAGCCGGGCAGCCGCCGTCCAGCGGCAGGTGCTGCCCGCGCTCCTCGACTGGTTCTCCGAGGGGGTCGACCCCGACGCTGGTCTGCTCGCATTCCGCCGTCTCTCGGAGTCGCTCTCGGGATCGAACTGGTATCTCAAGCTGCTCCGGGACTCCGGGGTCGCGGCCCGGTCCATGGCGCAGGTGCTCTCGCTCTCCGCATTCGCCACCGACCTCCTGCTCCACACGCCCACCGCGGCGGAATGGCTCGACGACCAGGACCTGCTCCGTCCGCGGAGCACCGCGGCGCTGCGACAGGAGGTGGCGGGCCTGCTCGAGCGGCACGGTGCCGAGGCGCTCGACCCGATCCGTGCCCTGTACAGCCGCGAGGTGCTCCGCACCGCTCTCGCCGACATCCTCAGCGTCGTCGAGCTCTCCGAGGTCCCGGGGATCCTCTCGGGTCTCATGGAGATCGCGATCGATTCCGCGCTCACTGCCGTGCGGATGCGCCTCGACGCCGAGGCCGACGTCCCCGACTACGAGTTCGCCGTCATCGCGATGGGCAGGCTCGGCGGGGCTGAGATCGGGTACTTCTCCGACGCCGACGTGATGTTCGTTTACCGCCCCTGCGCATCCGGACTCGGCGCGGAGGAGTCCGGGAAGCTCGCCGCGCACGTGAAGAAGGTCGCCCTCGCCCTGGCCACCGAGCTCGGGAACACCGGGGCGCGCGGCCTGGCCGTCGACATCGACGCCGACCTCCGTCCCGAGGGGAAGTCGGGGCCGCTCGTGCGCAGTCTCGAGTCCTATCGGAAGTACTACGACAAGTGGTCGGAGCCCTGGGAGGCGCAGGCACTGCTGCGCGCCCGCGCGATCGCCGGCACCCCCGGGCTGCGGGACGACTTCACCGCGCTCATCGATCCGCTCCGCTACCCGAGTGCGGTGCCGGATTCATCGCTGCGCCAGATGCGGCGCCTCAAGGCGCGGATGGAGAGCGAGAGGCTGCCGCGCGGTGCGGATCCCAAGCGCCACATCAAGCTCGGCCGCGGAGGCCTGTCCGACGTCGAGTGGACCGTGCAGCTCGCGCAGCTCCGCCACGCCGCCGAGCACCCGGGCCTGCGCACCACCTCGACGCTCGAAGCGCTCGAGGCCGCGGTCGAGGCCGGTCTCGTGTCATCGGACGACGCGCTCGTGCTCGAGACGGCATGGTCGATGGCGACCGCGCTCCGCTCGGCGGTCATGCTCTACCGCGGCCGCACCGCCGAGGCCCTGCCGGCCGACCACACCGAGCTCGAGGCCTCCGCCCGGCTCATGGGATACCGCCCGGGCAGCGCGCAGAAGCTCGCGGAGGAGTACCTCGGGGCGACGCGACGGGCGCGCAAGGTCATGGAGCGGCTCTTCTACGCCTTCGACTGA
- the glnA gene encoding type I glutamate--ammonia ligase produces the protein MSRQQEFVLRTVEDRDVRFIRLWFSDVLGQLKSVAIVPAELEGAFGEGIGFDGSSVEGFSRVYESDMVLRPDPSTFSLLPWRGEEEPTGRMFCDIYSPEGHPAASDARNVLRRTMDRAGEQGFTFYVHPEIEFYLFESGELGGRPPVPVDTAGYFDHVNGGTANDFRRTAVQTLEAMGISVEFSHHEAGPGQNEIDLRYADGLTMADNVMTFRALVKEVALQQGVYASFMPKPLAPHPGNGMHTHLSLFEGESNAFYEPTGEYQLSQTGRRFVAGLLRHAAEISAVTNQYVNSYKRIWTGHEAPSYICWGHRNRSALIRVPQYKSGKSSSARVEYRGVDSSANPYLAYSVLLAAGLKGIEEGYELPDEAEDNVWELSDNERRAMGIDSLPASLDEAISRMEDSELVAETLGEEVFDFFLRNKREEWNDYRAQVTEYELGRHFTAP, from the coding sequence ATGAGCCGCCAGCAGGAGTTCGTGCTCCGGACGGTCGAGGACCGCGACGTGCGGTTCATCCGCCTGTGGTTCTCCGATGTGCTCGGCCAGCTCAAGTCGGTGGCGATCGTCCCGGCCGAGCTCGAGGGCGCCTTCGGCGAGGGCATCGGCTTCGACGGCAGCTCCGTCGAGGGGTTCTCACGCGTCTACGAATCCGACATGGTGCTGCGGCCGGACCCGTCGACGTTCTCGCTGCTGCCGTGGCGCGGCGAGGAGGAGCCCACCGGACGGATGTTCTGCGACATCTACTCGCCCGAGGGCCATCCGGCGGCCTCCGACGCCCGCAACGTCCTCCGCCGCACGATGGACCGCGCCGGCGAACAGGGATTCACCTTCTACGTCCACCCGGAGATCGAGTTCTATCTCTTCGAGTCCGGCGAGCTCGGCGGACGCCCGCCGGTGCCCGTCGATACCGCAGGGTACTTCGACCACGTCAACGGGGGCACCGCGAATGACTTCCGGCGCACCGCTGTGCAGACGCTCGAGGCCATGGGGATCTCCGTCGAGTTCTCCCACCACGAGGCCGGCCCGGGACAGAACGAGATCGATCTCCGCTACGCCGACGGCCTCACCATGGCCGACAACGTCATGACCTTCCGGGCGCTCGTCAAGGAGGTCGCCCTCCAGCAGGGCGTGTACGCCTCGTTCATGCCCAAGCCGCTCGCGCCGCACCCCGGCAACGGCATGCACACCCACCTCTCGCTGTTCGAGGGGGAGAGCAACGCCTTCTACGAGCCGACGGGGGAGTACCAGCTGTCCCAGACCGGCCGCCGGTTCGTCGCCGGACTGCTGCGCCACGCGGCGGAGATCAGCGCGGTGACGAATCAGTACGTCAACTCCTACAAGCGGATCTGGACCGGGCACGAGGCGCCGAGCTACATCTGCTGGGGCCACCGCAACCGCTCGGCCCTCATCCGGGTGCCGCAGTACAAGTCGGGCAAGTCGTCCTCGGCCCGCGTCGAGTACCGCGGCGTCGACTCGTCGGCGAATCCGTACCTCGCCTACTCCGTCCTTCTCGCTGCCGGGCTCAAGGGCATCGAGGAGGGCTACGAGCTGCCGGACGAGGCCGAGGACAACGTCTGGGAGCTCAGCGACAACGAGCGCCGGGCGATGGGCATCGACTCCCTGCCGGCGAGCCTCGACGAGGCGATCTCCCGGATGGAGGACAGCGAGCTCGTCGCTGAGACCCTGGGCGAGGAGGTGTTCGACTTCTTCCTCCGCAACAAGCGCGAGGAGTGGAACGACTACCGCGCTCAGGTCACCGAGTACGAGCTCGGCCGACACTTCACCGCACCCTGA
- the ald gene encoding alanine dehydrogenase, which yields MKIAVPTEIKNNEHRVAITPAGVVTLVGAGHEVVIESGAGIGSAFTDEDYTAAGAHIVADAAEVWGSAEMVLKVKEPIAEEYAHLREDLILFTYLHLAADEPLTNALRESGTTAIAYETVQPESGGLPLLAPMSEIAGRLSTQVGAHTLLKASGGRGILLAGVPGVRRGKVTVIGAGVAGTNAARIAMGMGADVEIIDIDIPRLRHLDEIYGSSLQTTVSNPYEIARALETSDLVIGSVLIPGKRAPKLVTDEMVQGMRTGSVLVDIAIDQGGCFENSKPTTHDDPTFTVHDSVYYCVANMPGAVPNTATKALTNAVLPYAARIAKSGWREALGADPALARGLNVHGGAVTNANVAEAFGLDHISPDEAIAG from the coding sequence ATGAAGATCGCCGTCCCGACCGAGATCAAGAACAACGAGCACCGGGTGGCCATCACCCCCGCCGGAGTGGTGACGCTCGTCGGCGCCGGTCACGAGGTCGTCATCGAGTCCGGAGCCGGGATCGGCTCGGCGTTCACCGACGAGGACTACACGGCCGCCGGAGCGCACATCGTCGCCGATGCCGCCGAAGTCTGGGGGTCGGCGGAGATGGTCCTCAAGGTCAAGGAGCCGATCGCCGAGGAGTACGCGCACCTGCGGGAGGATCTCATCCTCTTCACCTACCTCCACCTCGCCGCGGACGAGCCGCTCACCAACGCGCTCCGCGAATCCGGGACCACCGCGATCGCCTACGAGACCGTGCAGCCCGAGTCCGGAGGCCTGCCGCTGCTCGCACCGATGTCGGAGATCGCCGGGCGGCTGTCGACGCAGGTCGGCGCCCACACCCTGCTCAAGGCCAGCGGCGGACGCGGCATCCTCCTCGCCGGGGTGCCCGGAGTGCGCCGCGGGAAGGTCACCGTGATCGGCGCCGGGGTCGCAGGGACGAACGCCGCCCGGATCGCGATGGGCATGGGGGCCGACGTCGAGATCATCGACATCGACATCCCGCGGCTGCGGCATCTCGACGAGATCTACGGCTCGAGCCTGCAGACGACGGTGTCGAACCCGTACGAGATCGCCCGCGCCCTCGAGACCTCCGATCTCGTCATCGGCTCGGTGCTCATCCCCGGGAAGCGCGCGCCGAAGCTCGTGACCGACGAGATGGTGCAGGGAATGCGGACCGGCTCGGTGCTCGTCGACATCGCGATCGATCAGGGCGGCTGCTTCGAGAACTCGAAGCCGACGACGCACGACGACCCGACCTTCACCGTGCACGACTCGGTCTACTACTGCGTGGCGAACATGCCCGGCGCGGTGCCGAACACCGCCACCAAGGCGCTGACGAACGCGGTCTTGCCCTATGCGGCGCGGATCGCGAAGTCCGGCTGGCGCGAGGCGCTCGGCGCCGATCCCGCGCTCGCGCGCGGTCTCAACGTCCACGGCGGCGCGGTGACGAACGCGAACGTCGCCGAGGCCTTCGGCCTCGACCACATCTCCCCCGACGAGGCGATCGCCGGCTGA
- a CDS encoding FadR/GntR family transcriptional regulator produces the protein MDAELSGLGDVVVMTSAPQQIADHIMSSIAVGALPVGTALPPERELAAAMQVSRSSVRAALDRLERGGLIERRRGRGGGTFVTDGDARALSGAEDRLQEFHRARVDLLDARAIVQNRAAHLAALRRTDAEVEHLAELAADYATHDSAAAARRADARFHHAVATAGHNPEIVRIVTDLDRRINTGFRHDPFSPELFARACADHSAIVAAIRDRDADEAGRLCEEHFRATTMMGA, from the coding sequence ATGGATGCGGAGCTCAGCGGCCTGGGGGACGTCGTCGTGATGACGAGCGCACCCCAGCAGATCGCCGATCACATCATGTCCTCGATCGCGGTCGGGGCCCTTCCGGTCGGCACCGCGCTGCCGCCCGAGCGCGAGCTCGCGGCCGCGATGCAGGTGTCGCGCTCCTCGGTCCGGGCCGCTCTCGACCGGCTCGAGCGCGGCGGGCTCATCGAACGGCGCCGCGGCCGCGGCGGCGGCACCTTCGTCACCGACGGGGATGCGCGCGCTCTCTCCGGTGCCGAGGACCGGCTCCAGGAGTTCCACCGCGCGCGGGTCGATCTGCTCGACGCGCGGGCGATCGTCCAGAACCGTGCCGCCCACCTCGCCGCGCTGCGGCGCACCGACGCCGAGGTCGAGCATCTCGCGGAGCTCGCGGCTGACTACGCGACCCACGACTCCGCCGCCGCCGCGCGCCGCGCCGACGCCCGCTTCCACCACGCGGTGGCCACAGCCGGGCACAATCCGGAGATCGTGCGGATCGTCACCGATCTCGACCGGCGGATCAACACCGGGTTCCGGCACGATCCGTTCTCCCCCGAGCTCTTCGCCCGCGCGTGCGCGGACCATTCGGCGATCGTCGCGGCGATCCGGGACCGGGATGCCGACGAGGCCGGCCGCCTGTGCGAGGAGCACTTCCGGGCGACGACGATGATGGGGGCCTGA
- the map gene encoding type I methionyl aminopeptidase, with protein sequence MTSHAPLGTLTPGTVSPQRSVPAGIERPEYVGRAVPDEGRGGDMYTAEEIERIRAAGRLAGNALAVAGAAIAPGVTTDELDRIAHEYLCDHGAYPSCLGYRGFPKSICTSINEVICHGIPDSTVLQDGDIVNLDITAYLDGMHGDTNYTFTVGDVDEESRLLVERTYEATMRGIRAVKPGREINVIGRVIEKYAGRFGYGVVRDYTGHGVGREFHSGLIVPHYDAAPAHSEVMRPGMVFTIEPMLNLGTEKWESWDDDWTIVTADRTRSAQFEHTLVVTETGADILTLPDESTAIYHGPAAS encoded by the coding sequence ATGACTTCACACGCGCCGCTCGGCACCCTCACCCCTGGCACCGTCTCACCCCAGCGCTCCGTCCCTGCAGGCATCGAGCGCCCGGAGTACGTCGGGCGGGCCGTCCCCGACGAGGGGCGCGGCGGGGACATGTACACCGCCGAGGAGATCGAGCGGATCCGCGCCGCCGGACGGCTGGCCGGCAATGCGCTCGCCGTCGCGGGAGCCGCGATCGCCCCCGGGGTCACGACCGATGAGCTCGACCGGATCGCCCATGAGTACCTCTGCGACCACGGCGCGTACCCCTCGTGCCTCGGCTACCGGGGCTTCCCCAAGTCGATCTGCACCTCGATCAACGAGGTGATCTGCCACGGCATCCCGGATTCGACCGTCCTGCAGGACGGGGACATCGTCAACCTCGACATCACCGCCTACCTCGACGGGATGCACGGGGACACGAACTACACCTTCACCGTGGGCGACGTCGACGAGGAGTCGCGGCTCCTCGTCGAGCGCACCTACGAGGCGACGATGCGCGGGATCAGGGCGGTCAAGCCGGGTCGCGAGATCAACGTCATCGGCCGCGTCATCGAGAAGTACGCCGGCCGGTTCGGCTACGGCGTGGTGCGCGACTACACCGGGCACGGCGTGGGCCGGGAGTTCCACTCGGGGCTCATCGTCCCCCACTACGACGCTGCGCCCGCCCACAGCGAGGTCATGCGGCCCGGCATGGTGTTCACCATCGAGCCGATGCTCAACCTCGGCACCGAGAAGTGGGAGTCGTGGGACGACGACTGGACGATCGTCACCGCCGACCGCACGCGCTCCGCCCAGTTCGAGCACACGCTCGTCGTCACCGAGACCGGCGCCGACATCCTCACCCTGCCCGACGAGTCCACTGCGATCTATCACGGCCCCGCGGCCTCCTGA
- the ppgK gene encoding polyphosphate--glucose phosphotransferase translates to MTDFLDTDAPFGIGVDIGGTGIKVGLVSLAEGSLPFKRVRVLTPRPATPEAVVGAVADAVDQVVDKAVRKKVVPEAGRIAGLPLGIAFPGVVKNGRVLFCPNLDQSWIGENLPAEITAATGRDCFVMNDADAAGLAEMSFGAGREHRKDTVILTTLGTGIGTALFHDAALVPFTELGHLEMNGRDAETQAAESVKVREGLDYPEWAQRLQQYYSMLEMLFTPDLFIVGGGISKSHDQFLPLLELRTPIVPAELRNDAGMVGAAYLAGRNGRAKVKKRRSVV, encoded by the coding sequence ATGACCGACTTCCTCGACACCGACGCTCCCTTCGGGATCGGCGTCGACATCGGCGGCACCGGGATCAAGGTCGGCCTCGTGTCGCTGGCCGAGGGCTCGCTGCCGTTCAAGCGCGTCCGCGTCCTCACCCCCAGGCCCGCGACCCCCGAGGCCGTGGTGGGCGCCGTGGCCGACGCCGTCGACCAGGTCGTCGACAAGGCGGTGCGGAAGAAGGTCGTGCCGGAGGCCGGGAGGATCGCCGGACTGCCGCTCGGCATCGCGTTCCCCGGAGTCGTCAAGAACGGCCGGGTGCTGTTCTGCCCCAATCTCGACCAGAGCTGGATCGGCGAGAACCTGCCCGCGGAGATCACCGCCGCCACCGGCCGGGACTGCTTCGTCATGAACGACGCCGACGCCGCTGGACTCGCGGAGATGTCGTTCGGCGCCGGACGCGAGCACCGGAAGGACACGGTGATCCTCACGACGCTCGGCACCGGCATCGGCACCGCACTCTTCCACGACGCCGCACTCGTGCCCTTCACCGAGCTCGGTCATCTCGAGATGAACGGGCGGGACGCCGAGACCCAGGCGGCGGAGTCGGTCAAGGTCCGCGAAGGACTCGACTACCCGGAGTGGGCGCAGCGCCTGCAGCAGTACTACTCCATGCTCGAGATGCTCTTCACCCCCGATCTCTTCATCGTCGGCGGAGGGATCTCGAAGAGCCACGACCAGTTCCTGCCGCTCCTCGAGCTGCGCACCCCGATCGTGCCGGCGGAGCTCCGCAACGACGCCGGGATGGTCGGTGCGGCGTACCTCGCCGGCCGCAACGGCCGGGCGAAGGTGAAGAAGCGCCGCTCCGTCGTGTGA
- a CDS encoding YaaA family protein yields the protein MIILLPPSEGKTPAATGPLLDLDALSLPELAAARAEVLDSLAEVSAGEDALERLGLGASLAADVARNTRLTEIPCAPAIETYTGVLYGALGRLTPTARRRLDRVRVSSALFGIVGALDPIPAYRLSMKTRLDGHGVLSTWWRPRLAPVLDAEFAGELILDCRSAEYRKSWPGPSGSTVVVDVHTEKDGVRTVVSHNAKHTRGELVGHLLRSRAELPTDFRGLVRAAKRRYDVEFAPPHRGRPAVLDIILPG from the coding sequence GTGATCATCCTCCTGCCGCCCTCCGAGGGCAAGACCCCGGCGGCGACCGGACCGCTCCTCGACCTCGATGCGCTCAGCCTTCCGGAACTCGCCGCCGCCCGCGCCGAGGTCCTCGACTCCCTCGCCGAGGTGTCGGCGGGCGAGGACGCCCTCGAACGCCTCGGGCTCGGTGCGAGCCTCGCCGCGGACGTCGCGCGGAACACCCGGCTCACCGAGATCCCCTGCGCACCGGCGATCGAGACCTACACCGGCGTGCTCTACGGCGCGCTCGGACGACTCACTCCCACGGCCCGGCGCCGCCTCGACCGGGTCCGGGTGTCCTCGGCGCTGTTCGGCATAGTCGGGGCGCTCGATCCGATCCCGGCCTACCGGCTGTCGATGAAGACCCGGCTCGACGGGCACGGGGTGCTCTCGACATGGTGGCGTCCGCGCCTGGCACCCGTCCTCGACGCGGAGTTCGCCGGGGAGCTCATCCTCGACTGCCGCTCGGCGGAGTACCGGAAGTCGTGGCCCGGGCCGTCCGGGTCGACCGTCGTCGTCGATGTCCACACCGAGAAGGACGGGGTGAGGACGGTCGTCTCCCACAACGCCAAGCACACCCGGGGCGAGCTCGTCGGTCACCTGCTGCGCTCGCGGGCCGAGCTGCCGACGGACTTCCGCGGGCTCGTCCGAGCGGCGAAGCGGCGCTACGACGTCGAGTTCGCTCCCCCGCACCGCGGACGGCCCGCTGTGCTCGACATCATCCTGCCGGGCTGA
- a CDS encoding DUF7581 domain-containing protein: MHLTDTAHRALLDWIDLSARLRKNAHAAQQTELLEQLRGLAGEHKANAERIAALEATRTAEAERTAALESDVAARSATIERMEARLASGEGLTSRDLVALQGDIASAKSARESVEEDQLTSLGTVEEQDAEIAGLRTEGAEIAARGRDLQLERKARAEELSAEAAELESERAGRAEELPDDLRQRVTAKESAGRVGAAVLTHGACGACGDELSGVARDAISGAEPGTVVECDSCETLLVAPLG; the protein is encoded by the coding sequence ATGCACCTCACCGACACCGCACACCGCGCCCTCCTCGACTGGATCGACCTGTCGGCCCGCCTGCGGAAGAACGCCCACGCCGCCCAGCAGACCGAGCTCCTCGAGCAGCTCCGCGGACTCGCGGGCGAGCACAAGGCCAATGCCGAGCGCATCGCCGCGCTCGAGGCGACCCGCACCGCGGAGGCCGAGCGTACCGCCGCGCTCGAGTCCGATGTCGCGGCGCGCAGCGCGACGATCGAGCGGATGGAAGCGCGCCTCGCCTCCGGCGAGGGCCTGACGTCGAGAGACCTCGTGGCGCTCCAGGGCGACATCGCGAGCGCGAAGTCCGCCCGCGAGTCGGTCGAGGAGGACCAGCTCACGAGCCTCGGCACCGTCGAGGAGCAGGACGCGGAGATCGCGGGGCTCCGCACCGAGGGCGCCGAGATCGCCGCGCGGGGCCGGGACCTCCAGCTCGAGCGGAAGGCGCGGGCCGAGGAGCTCTCCGCCGAGGCCGCGGAGCTCGAGTCCGAGCGCGCGGGCCGGGCGGAGGAGCTGCCGGACGACCTCCGCCAACGCGTGACCGCGAAGGAATCGGCGGGACGGGTCGGCGCCGCCGTGCTCACGCACGGTGCGTGCGGCGCCTGCGGCGACGAGCTCAGCGGGGTGGCCCGCGACGCGATCTCCGGAGCCGAGCCCGGCACGGTCGTCGAGTGCGACTCGTGCGAGACGCTCCTCGTCGCTCCGCTCGGCTGA